Proteins found in one Solitalea lacus genomic segment:
- a CDS encoding DUF3078 domain-containing protein produces MRKPVILLTIVLLSCLKSFAQETDSISKWKFGGTNTFQFSQASFNNWAAGGQNALTFITTFKGSAHRKSVKDDWETLFDSAFGTQRIEDKDYRKTEDRFELNSKYGIKASDRLYTTFLMSLRSQFIVGYRYSENAPQKKVSNFLAPGYLTASFGLDYKPYKGLSLFISPFASRSTFVFDQELADQGAFGVRKATYDSTGALIRHGANALQQVGLSSSFRFGGKLIENVNLTTKLDLFTTYDDLNKIDAYWEALFECKINRFLTCNLSTGLIYDQKVLIKKLEYVNGVLTEVSRPRVQFKEIISLGLKFNY; encoded by the coding sequence GAAATTCGGAGGAACCAATACCTTTCAATTTAGTCAGGCCAGTTTTAATAATTGGGCAGCCGGTGGACAAAATGCACTCACTTTTATCACAACATTTAAAGGTTCCGCCCATCGAAAGTCAGTCAAAGATGACTGGGAAACGTTGTTTGACTCTGCATTCGGAACTCAGCGTATAGAAGATAAAGATTACCGAAAAACAGAAGACCGTTTTGAGCTTAACTCCAAATATGGAATAAAAGCTTCGGATAGGCTTTATACTACTTTCTTAATGTCATTGCGTAGCCAATTTATTGTAGGTTACAGATATTCTGAAAATGCTCCTCAAAAGAAAGTTTCTAATTTTCTAGCACCAGGGTATTTAACAGCCTCATTTGGTTTGGATTACAAGCCATACAAAGGCCTTTCATTGTTTATTTCTCCTTTTGCTTCACGAAGTACTTTTGTATTCGACCAGGAATTAGCCGATCAGGGTGCATTTGGCGTCAGAAAAGCGACGTATGACTCTACAGGGGCATTAATTAGACATGGAGCAAATGCCTTACAACAAGTGGGTTTGAGTTCGAGCTTCAGGTTTGGAGGCAAATTAATAGAAAATGTCAACCTAACTACCAAGCTCGATTTATTCACTACCTATGATGATTTAAACAAGATTGATGCCTATTGGGAGGCTTTATTCGAATGCAAAATTAATCGCTTCTTAACTTGTAATCTTTCAACTGGTTTAATTTACGATCAAAAAGTATTGATAAAAAAATTGGAATACGTTAACGGGGTGCTTACAGAAGTTAGTCGACCGCGTGTACAATTTAAAGAAATTATCAGTTTAGGGTTGAAATTTAATTATTAA